The following is a genomic window from Spirosoma foliorum.
TAGTCTTGAATGCAGGCTTATATGCCAGTACGGGATCAATGGTACAACTAATTACGCTTGATTTAACCTTAAATGGCTCAAATCGGATCGTATTAGACGGGGGTGATATAATTATTATGGGATCAACTCTTCGACCTTCCGTGTCCTGCTCAAACCTGTATTATGTTACGATCGGGAGAATGTATCTGGATAATTCAACTTATATATTTAGCGCCAATAATCAGAGTATTATACAACCATCAGGTGGATACGGTGCGCAGGTGAGCGTTGGTATGCATGGTCCTTTGGTGTTTACAATGGGGTCGTTTACGGGCCTTTCGCTGATATCGGCAGCACATAGGGGTTATAACCTGAGTGTGAAGTGTAAGGATAATGCTACGTTTCCTACGACCTTAAACATCGAAGGCGGACTTTTTCAATATGGTCAAACTCTTGTGCAGGGGCAATCTGTTTTCGACCCTAGTAATAGCAGCTATAAAAGTGTATTACACGGCGCAACACCCATCCGGACTCCGGATATGACTAGTAACAGCACGGATTTGATAGGCAGCTTAAAAACGGTCGTAGTTGATGAAAATGGCCGCTTTGGGGTTCGGGGTAATCGATTTACCACTGCCCAACGCGACGCACTGACGCCTTATGAAGGCTTGGAAATTTACAATCTGACAACGCACACGAAAGAGTTCTGGAACGGAACTACCTGGAAAACCGTCCTGACCAATTAATGCTCGTTTAAGTTAGTTTCTATGGATTCTTTTAATTCTACCTGAATTTTGTCCGGTGATTATCAGGATAATGTGAAAAATAGGATTCATTAGAATCCATAGAATCTAGGTAGGCAAAATGCTATGTTAAGACTGACTGTTAAGCATCTGGGGCTGACCAAGGTGATTCGCCAATTACTTGATGATGATTCTGAAATTATTGGAAGCAGACGGCTTGATACAGCGCATTGTCGATCCACAGGGGCCGCCCAAAGTTGAGTATGAGGTAACCGAGCTGGCCAGTTCTCTGAAGGAGATTTTGTACTTAATAAACGAAGGAGGAGAAGAGAAACTTGCGAATAGCCAATCCGGCTCTGCTCCATTTGGCTGGGCATTAAATTAAGACCAATCTGAGTTTGTAGCTCATTGTTGTAGTGTTTGGCAACCGCCCCGCCAAATAGTAAACACGGGTTCTCAGTTGATTTCTGGTAGCCGCTCTTACCATAAGCATTTCATTCGCCACTTCACCTTCGCTAACTTTTCTATTCACCTACCAATTATCAACGTTCAACTACCACCAGGTGACGTTGACATACATTTCGTCTTTTTAGTTACCTGGAATTGTCATTTTTGACAAGGGAATACTCTATTAGGTTTGCCTGAGAGCTAGATTATAAATCCGAAGGGGGCTTCCCTACGTAGAGATATTATTTATGTCAATTTACCAACTTAATAAAACGACAACTTGCCGTTTACTCCTTAGCTATGGAATGCTCGTCTAACGATTTATCGCTGTATCCAAATGAGTATTGTAAAATGACCATTTCGTGGAACTGCTGACGGCTCAGTAAATCCATTTGCAATCTACTGAAAAGCAACGAATTAACATTTTGTCCATTTTTTGTCCATATGGTCAACTAGGAATTAGATAGTGGTTTGTCTTCTTTTATCTGATGCTAACAGCAGCACCCTTAATCCTTGTTTTAATTATAAAGAGAACGTATGAAATATGTCTATCTTTCTAAGCCCAACCATTCTATACCTCAGGCATATAGATTTATTTAGCAAGTCTATACATTATTCATAAAACGATATACATTCATAGAAATAATACAATAGAAATTGATTGCTTAGCTGATAATCTTTGATTCTTATAAGTAAAAAATTTCTAAGTCATTATTTAAATATATAATATTACTAATCATATATTAAGTATAGATATTGTCATCAATTAGTTAATAATGGGCACATCTAAAAAGTGGGCTTAGTTTTTTGCCATCAACGATAACACACTGGTAATAAGAGTACTTATTTAAAGCCGTATTTAAACTAGATACGGAGCAAGTATAAATACGGAATTAATGATGTAAAAATTACCATTAATTCATGTTTTTGTGAAATGCCTAATCCTAAAAACTATGAGTAATCGCTTTATTAATTCAGTTTCTGACGAGACATTAGTGTCAAACCTGCTTTTATCGGTGCGAGTTAATGATCTTAAGATTGGTTGGCAAAGTAAACCAATCGACGACTTAATTATGATAAAAGGCGTTCGTGGGTATAGCTGGTTATACTGGAGCGATGGCACTAAGCAAATGATGGCCTACACGATTAAGCATTACGCCAGTCAGTTACCCATCGAAAACTTTATACGAGTTCATCAAAACTGCGTTATAAACCGAAATTATGTACAGAAAACCCAACTAACTCACCGGGGGCCACTTTTACGCCTGGCTACTGGGGCCGAAATCGTGATTTCCAGGCGTCGTTGGTCTATGGTAAAAAAAGAGTTACAACATCTTCAGCCTGGAGCCTGATTAATAATCAGAATTACCGCGCCTTATTCTGAAGTTTTCATAAATTACAGTTAGTTTACGTGCTCTTATCCTAATCCTCTATGCCTCCCGCTGCTCGTTTAACTGACCTGCACACCTGTCCGATGGTAACGGCTCTTGTTCCGCACGTTGGTGGTCCCGTTATCGGGCCAGGCTGTCCTACAGTTCTTATTGGTAATATGCCCGCTGCTCGTGCTGGCGATTCGGCGGTCTGCGTTGGCCCGCCCGATACCATCATCAAAGGCTCCGCAACCGTGATGATTGGTGGTGCCCCGGCAGCTCGCATGGGCGATACGACCGCCCATGGAGGTGCTATTGCGTTAGGTTTGCCAACGGTAATAATTGGTGGATAATAATTTATGGATGTTGTATCCCCGTTCCTCATAAGTTACATACTAATCGTTTTACTTACAGCAGGGTTGTGTATCACAACGATATGGCTAAATCGTAAGTATGAACTGATGACTAATAAGCGGTTGATTCTGATCGCCCTGATTAGCTCATTCGTGCTGGGTATTGCCGGACTATTCGGCTTAAATGGACTACAATTTATTCCCGTATACTACATAGTGGTACAGGTATTTAGCTTATTATGCGGTATTTTTTTCTTAAACCGGATGATAAACGATATGGGGCCTGCGTTTTCTACCAAGCCCGCGTTTGTGGTTCTGCTAACGGGAAGTATTGCAGGGCTGGGTATTATCTTATTCACGCCTGCTTTTAATTATTTAAGTAGCCTGCGATATGGATTGCTTCAGTACGACTTATGGGCATCCACTAGTTTATTGCCGTTTCTGTTACCCGTACTTTTCGCTTATACATTTAATGCGTTAGTTAACGTACCTAACGAAATCTATAAGCTCTGGTATTATCCTCGTCATGCCGAGGAGGTAGCTATGGAAGGAGTCGATTATTACCGACTGATGCTGTTGGAGGTTCAGATCTATAAAGACCCGAACCGGAAAGATCCCCCCATTAAAGTAAAGGCCCGTACATCCGGCGATGTTCCATTTGGTATGTGGTTCCAAAAATTTGTGGATGATTATAACCATAAATTCCCAAACGATCCGATTCAGACGTTCGATGACACGGCCCATGAGTATGGATGGCTATTTTACAGCCTTAAGCCTTCATTATTCCGCTTACGGTCGTACATTGATTTTGAACAGACAATCGCCCAGAATAATCTCCGTGAAAACTACCTGATTGTTGCCAAGCGGGTGGAAGAAATTAGCTAACTACTTATGTTATTTCCTAAAAACCACCTTCCGGTTAACTGGGTCGATGGAATGAAGCTGTCGCAACAGCATTTTGTTGAGACCGACCATCATGTTCAGGATTTAGTGCGCGATTCGGTATCTCTGTTTCTTACCAGCTATAATTACGGCCTTTTGCCGCCAGTTAGGGGGACATCGGTTGCCCACGAATTTGATCTATTAGAAAAAAACAGCAACCACGTTGAGGTTCGCTTATATCGCTGTAATGCCATCACACAGGGTGGTTGCCGGATTGCGATTAACCCGGATGTGCTGAAGTTTACTGTTTTAACAGCCTCCTTTGAAATCAATTTGAGTACCGACGATCAGCTTCGGCCCGACTACGATGTGATTCTGGTCGTCAACCCGTTTGAGAAAGTACCCATTGGGAATCCAGACCCGGAAGAATCGCCCTTACGGCACCCTTATACCGAGTATTCGTATCGATTAATGGTGGTTTCGTCTCAACAAGTGAATGCCAATGAATTAGGACACCATCACCTGATTATTGGAAAAGCGACCTACCTGGAAGGGCATTATGTTATTGATAGCCAGTATATTCCCCCTTGCGCTTCAGTAGCTAGTCACCCCCGATTGATTCAGTATTACAAAAATTTTGGGTGGGGCCTGAATGAGATTCAGGTTAGTTCGTTCAAAATTATTCGTAAGGTATTCGACCAGCCCCAGCCATCTGATCTGGCCCGCCGGGTTCAGGCCTTCTGCAACCGAATCCTGGATTATCTGGGCACCGTTTTTTTTCAATATCGTAACCTCGATCACCAGCACCCACCGGTATATCTGGTTGGTTATTTTGCGAATCTGACGAGTATCATTTATACCGAATTATACTGCCTGCCGACTCGACAGAAAGAGGAACTGCTGCATTATTTCTATGAATGGACGGATGTAACGCCCGGCCAATTTGAGGAACTACTTCTCCGCCTGCTCGAACACGACTATAACCATCAGCAAATTGGGGTTTCTATGGTGGCGATTGAGCAGTTTCTGGCTGTTTTTACCCGACTCTGGAATAAACTTAGTACACTCGAATATATCGGGCAGCGGAAAGATACGATTCTGGTGCGTGAGGAGGCTCCCATCCAGATCGCGCCCACCCGGCGGGGCTGGAATATTCTGGACTGATAGGGAGCCCTGTTGCGGCATCGAAATAACGGAAATTGGTGTAAATCAGTCCAGCTTCCTGATCTTCATATTGACCAATTCCCCGCAACGTATGCCAATGAGGTGGGCCAGTCTGGTTGTGCGTTTTCCCAAAGAGGCACCATCGCCACTCCCAAACCGGTTCACCCTGTAGGTTATGCAACGATAAGGGCTGCCCTAACCAGTTAGACACCAGGCTATACCACTGGTCGCCAACCTGCAGCATAGTTGATTGGTTTCCTGTTGTCGTGTACCAGGTTAGCTGCACTGGTTCGCTACCCGGTTTCTGGTGCCATTCGTGAAGCAGTCGCTGGCCA
Proteins encoded in this region:
- a CDS encoding TssN family type VI secretion system protein, whose product is MDVVSPFLISYILIVLLTAGLCITTIWLNRKYELMTNKRLILIALISSFVLGIAGLFGLNGLQFIPVYYIVVQVFSLLCGIFFLNRMINDMGPAFSTKPAFVVLLTGSIAGLGIILFTPAFNYLSSLRYGLLQYDLWASTSLLPFLLPVLFAYTFNALVNVPNEIYKLWYYPRHAEEVAMEGVDYYRLMLLEVQIYKDPNRKDPPIKVKARTSGDVPFGMWFQKFVDDYNHKFPNDPIQTFDDTAHEYGWLFYSLKPSLFRLRSYIDFEQTIAQNNLRENYLIVAKRVEEIS
- a CDS encoding PAAR domain-containing protein, with amino-acid sequence MPPAARLTDLHTCPMVTALVPHVGGPVIGPGCPTVLIGNMPAARAGDSAVCVGPPDTIIKGSATVMIGGAPAARMGDTTAHGGAIALGLPTVIIGG
- a CDS encoding LytR/AlgR family response regulator transcription factor, whose amino-acid sequence is MSNRFINSVSDETLVSNLLLSVRVNDLKIGWQSKPIDDLIMIKGVRGYSWLYWSDGTKQMMAYTIKHYASQLPIENFIRVHQNCVINRNYVQKTQLTHRGPLLRLATGAEIVISRRRWSMVKKELQHLQPGA
- a CDS encoding winged helix-turn-helix transcriptional regulator — its product is MMILKLLEADGLIQRIVDPQGPPKVEYEVTELASSLKEILYLINEGGEEKLANSQSGSAPFGWALN